CACCGACGAGGTGCCGCCGCTGATCGACGCCGTGCTCGCCAGCCCGGGGGTCGGCATGGCGCGCGTGGCCACGGCGCGCGGCGCGCTGTTGTGCTGGGTGCGGATGGCCGACGGCGTCATCGCCGATTGCGTGATGATTCCGGCCGGCGCGTGGAATTTCCATCCGGAAGGGCCGTTCTGCCGCGAGGCGGTGTGCGCGCCCGCGCAGGGCGAGGACCTCGCCGGCGCGCACAAGCGGCTCACCGTGCTCGCGCTCGCGCTCGACCCCTCGATCGAGCACGTGGTGGAGATCACCGAACGCCCGGCCGCCCGCAAGCGCGACTAGCGCGCCAGGTCACGCCCCCCTGGGCTCAGGCCTTGAGCTGGCGGTAGGCACCGCCGAAGTAGATCAGCGGCGGGCGTTCGGCGCGATCGAAGTCGACCACCTCGCTGATGAAGACAATGTGGTCGCCGCCCTCGTGACGCACCGTATTGCGGCACTGGAAGCGCGCGCAACAGCCACGCAGCAGGGGCACTCCACCGGCCCCGGTGTCGAACTCGAGGCCGACGAACTTGTCCTCCCCGCGGCTGGCAAAGCGCTGCGAAAGATCGGCCTGGTCCTCGGCGAGCACGTTGATCGCGTAGTATTCGCAGCCTTCGAACAAGGGCCGGCTGGGCAGGTCGTTCGACAGGCTCCACACGATCAGTGGCGGATCGAGCGAAACCGAGTTGAAGGAATTGACCGTGAGACCGATGGGCACACCCGCAGGCGTGCGCGTGGTGACCACGGTGATGCCGGTGGCAAACATGCCGAGCGAGTTGCGGAAGCGGCGCGAGAAGTCCTCGGCCGGGAAGCGCTGTTGGGTCATGGGATGGGGCGTCGCGGTGGATCCGCGCTCTGTTGCAGTGCAATCGAAGCGCGGATTATCCTCGCGCAGGCTTCCAGCGTCGAGGGCGAAGGCCTTGATGCAGGCAAAAAAACATCGGAAAAACCGCGACATGAGTGAGTTCGCAACGCGTCTCGTCGCCTGGCAGCGGCAGCACGGCCGTCACGACCTGCCCTGGCAGGGCGGACACGACCCGTATCGCATCTGGCTGTCCGAGATCATGCTGCAGCAGACCCAGGTCGACACGGTCATCCCCTACTACACCCGATTCCTCGAGCGTTTCCCGGACGTCGCCGCCCTCGCCGCCGCCCCGGTCGGCGAGGTCATGGCGCTGTGGAGCGGACTCGGCTACTACGCCCGCGCACGCAACCTGCACCGCGCCGCGCAGATGATCGTCGACACGCACGGCGGCCGCTTCCCGCGCACCGCGGCGGCGATCGCCGAACTGCCCGGGATCGGGCGCTCGACCGCAGCCGCGATCGCCGCCTTCGCCTTCGGCGAACGCGCCGCCATCCTCGACGGCAACGTCAAGCGCGTGCTGTGCCGCATCTTCGGCATCGAAGGCTATCCCGCTGACAAGGCGGTCGAGAAGGCATTGTGGGAACGCGCGGAGGCGCTGCTGCCGGCCACCGACGTGGGCCGCTACATCCAGGCGCAGATGGACCTCGGCGCCACCTTGTGCACCCGCAGCCGCCCTGACTGCCGCCGCTGTCCGTTCGCCGACGACTGCGTCGCCTACCGCGACCAGCGCATCGCCGAACTGCCGACGCCGCGCCCGCGCAAGGCCGTTCCACACCGCAGCGCCCGCCATGCGGTGATCCTGCACGCGGGCGCGGTGCTGCTCGAGCGCAGGCCCCCCACCGGAATCTGGGGCGGCCTGCTCGCGCTGCCCGAGATTCCGCCCGCGGCGCGCGACCCTGCATGCTGGGCGCGCGAGCGCTTCGGCCTCGCCGTCGCCGCACCCGAGCCGTTGACGCCCCTGCGCCACGCCTTCACCCACTTCGTGCTCGAACTCACGCCGGTGCTGCTGCCGGTGGACGGGCTCGCACCGGCGACCAGCGCGGCCGACGACGGCGATCTGCGCTGGCTGGCGCTCGGCGAGCGCGCCAGCGCCGCGCTGCCGGCGCCGGTGCGACGCATCCTCGATGCGCTCGCGGCACCGGACCTGTTCGGCGGCGACTGAAACGCCGCCCGCATGTGCGGGCCGAGTCGCCGGGATGCCCGCACGCCGGCTCAGGCGCGATTGGGCAGCAGCCCGTGTTCGCGCAGGTACTTCTGCAGGATCTCGAGCCGGCTCAGGGGGTCGTCGAGCTCGAGCAGCTTCTGCTTGGCCAGCAGCGGGATCGGCAGCAGCTCGGTGTAGCGCGCGCCGACCCAGGCGGCGTCGTCGAAGAGGTGCGGCGGTGGCAGGCGCTCGCCGAGCTCGGCGACGATCGTCTTCAGCAGCGGCAACAGATCGGCCTGCGCCTCGGGCACCGCCTCCGCGGGCAGCTCCTCCAGCCAGCGCACGCGGGCGACGAGCAGCCCATCGCGCTCCACCTCATGGTCCTCGATCCGGAAGCGCCTCGCACCCCGGGTGAGCAGGTTCAGCACGCCGGCCTGCGCCATGTCCCACTGCTCGATGCGGGCCTCGGTGCCCACCGGATGCGGCACCGCCGTCTCGCCCACCTCCTCGCCCGCGGCGATCAGGCACACGCCGAATCCGGCGTCCTCGCGCATGCAGCGCGTCACCATGTCCATGTAGCGCGCCTCGAACACGCGCAGCGGCAGCACGCCGCCGGGAAAGAGCACGGTCTTGAGCGGAAAGAGGGGCAGGCGGTCGGGCGGTGGCGTGCTCATCGGGTGCTCCTGGTCTCGGGCGGTTGCGCGGCGGACGGGATCAGGGCGCGCCTGCGACCGGCCCGGCCTCGCCGGCGCGATCCTCGCCCCAGCGCGCCATCAGCGCATGTGGCACGCCGAGCTGGTCGAGGATGCGGGCGACGACGAAGTCGACCAGGTCCTGCACGCTCTGCGGGTGATGGTAGAAGCCGGGGTTGGGCGGCAGGATGCAGACCCCCAGGCGGGCGAGCCTGAGCATGTTCTCGAGGTGGATCGCCGAGTACGGCGTCTCGCGCGGCACCAGCACCAGCTTGCGGCCTTCCTTGATGACGACGTCGGCGGCACGTTCGATAAGGTTCTGGCTCAGTCCGCCGGCGATCGCAGCCAGCGTGGCCATGGTACATGGGCACACGACCATGGCGTCGGGCGGATTGGAGCCTGAGGCCGGCGGCGCGAACCACTCCTCGCGGCCGAACACGCGCAGCTGCCCCGGCGCCGCGGCGAAGCGCGCCGACAGCTCGGCTTCGACCTCGGCCGGACGCGCCGGCAGGTTCCAGTCCATCTCCTGGCGGGCGACGATCTGCGCCACCTGCGAATACAGTAGCCACACCCGGCAGCCCGCCCGCAGCAGACATTCGACCAGGCGCACGCCGTAAGGCAGGCCGGAAGCGCCGGTGAAGGCAACGGTGATCGTGCGCGGGGAACTCATGATGGACGTCGGACTTGGGGAGAGCCGCAAGCGTACCCCATCGGTCGCCAGGCGTGCATGCGCACGGGGGCGGCCGGTCGAGCACTCACTGCAGGTAGTCGGTGATCAGCTCCCAGCGCCCGTTGCGGATCTGCGCGAGGCGGCCATGACGGTTGCCGAGGTGGTCCTCGGGCGTGAAGCGGTAGTTCGGGCTACCGAAGTAGTCGCGCGGAAAGGTCGTCTGCTCGAGCGTGCGGACGAAGGCCTCCGTCGTCAGTTCCGGGCCGACGGCTTCGACGGTGCGCACGAACATGTCGGCGAGGGTGTAACCCATCACGCTCCATACGTTGGGCTCGGCATTGAAGCGCGCGCGATAGCGCTCGATCCACGCCGCGAGCTGGCTGTTGGCCCCCTCGGCATACGGGTGCGGCAGCACCGACACGCCGTACAGGCCCTCCACCGCGGCGCCACCGAGCTCGTGGGTCTGCGCCGAGTAGCCGGAGGCGGTGACGAGCATGTCCACGTCCCAGCCAATCTTGCGCGCCTCGGCCATCGCCGCCACGGTCTCGCGCACCACGGTGGCGAGGACCACGAAGTCGCAGCGCGCAGCGCGCAGGCGGGCGATCTGGCTGGAGAGGTCGGTCGCGCCGCGCTTGTAGCTGGTGCGCTCCACGAGTTCCTGGCCGAGGCCGGCGAGCGCCTTCTCCACCCCCTTCATGACCTCCAGGCCGTAGTCGTCGTCCTGGTAGAGCAGGCAACTGCGCTCATGGCCGCGCTGCTGCACCATGTGGCGGGTGGCCGCTTCCATGTAGTCCTGGTAGGGCGCGAAGTTCTGGAACTTGAGCGGATGCAGGGGTTCGTAGGTCGCGCGGTGCGGCGAGAACGGGAAAAGGTGCAGCCGCCCGGCGTCGACGATGATCGGCATGGTCGCCATCACCACCGGCGTGCCCATGTTGGCGAGGAAGGCGAAGGCCCGGTCGCGCTGCACCAGCTTGCGCGCGGCAAGCACGGCGCGCTTGGGATCGTAGCCCGCGTCCTCGACCGCGAGACGGATCGTGCGACCATGCACGCCGCCGGCGGCGTTGGCCTCGTCGAAGCGCATCAGCATGCCATCGCGCACCGGCACGCCGAGCATTGCGATCGGCCCCGAGAGGTCGGACACCGTGCCGACGACGATCTCCTTGCCGACCACCTCGGCAGCGGTGGCCGGCAGGGCAGCAGCGCTGGCGGCGAGCACGAGGCTGCGCAGGATACGAAGAACGAACATGAGGGACTCTCCCGATCAGAACGGTCGCCGCCCACGCGCAGGCATCACCGTGGCGGGCGAGCTCCACGGAAAGGGGGCGGCGACGAGGCCGCTACTATCGACTGCTGCCGCGCAAGAATCAAGATTCAGCGCCGATCCGCCAGCCCCGCCGGGCGCAGCAGCACCACGGCCACGATGACCGCGCCGAAGAGCAGCAGCTCGAGCCCGGCGGCGCGCGCCCAGTCGCCCGGCAGGAGGTCGCGCAGAAGCGCGATCAGTTGCGGGATGACGACGATCACCAATGCCCCCCAGACCGCCCCTGCGGGCCGCCGCGCGCCGCCGATGAAGGCGAGCATCAGCAGCTCGAAGGAAAGCACCAGGCCGAACTGCTCGGGGCTGATGAAACCGATCCAGTGCGCATAGAGGCCGCCGGCCAGCCCGGACAGCGCACCACCGACGACGAAGGCCTGCGTCTTCACCATCGCCGGCGCGATGCCGCAGGCGGCCGCGGCAATCTCGTCGTCGCGCACCGCGCGCCAGGCCCGCCCATGGCGCGAGTCGAGCAGGCGCGCGCAGGCGAGCAGCGCGAGCGCGAGCGCGAGCAGGCTGATCGCCGCCTGCGCAAAGGTCGACTCCGCACGCCAGCCGAAGGCGGCGAAGCCGCCGACCGCCATGCCAGCCGCGCCATGGGTCACCGACTCCCAGCGCACGAGGGCCTCCTCGACGATGAGCGCGAAGGCGAGCGTGCTCATGCCGAAATAGAGCCCGCCGAGCCGGCGCGCGGGCAGGCTCGCCAGCGCGCCGCCGAGCGCCCCTGCCGCAGCCGCAAGCGGCAGCGCGAGCGGGGCGGGCAGCCCGTGAGCGACGCACAGCGCCTGGGCGTAGGCCCCGAGGGCGAGCAGCGCGCCCTGACCGAGGGCGATCTGCCCGGCCTGGCCGACGATGATCACCACGCCGAGGCCGGCGATCGCATAGGTCGCCACCAGGCTCGCCTTGCCGAGCGCGTAGTCGGGTCCGAGCGCGAGGACGGCAAGGCCGAG
This region of Thauera sp. JM12B12 genomic DNA includes:
- a CDS encoding flavin reductase family protein, whose product is MTQQRFPAEDFSRRFRNSLGMFATGITVVTTRTPAGVPIGLTVNSFNSVSLDPPLIVWSLSNDLPSRPLFEGCEYYAINVLAEDQADLSQRFASRGEDKFVGLEFDTGAGGVPLLRGCCARFQCRNTVRHEGGDHIVFISEVVDFDRAERPPLIYFGGAYRQLKA
- the mutY gene encoding A/G-specific adenine glycosylase, encoding MSEFATRLVAWQRQHGRHDLPWQGGHDPYRIWLSEIMLQQTQVDTVIPYYTRFLERFPDVAALAAAPVGEVMALWSGLGYYARARNLHRAAQMIVDTHGGRFPRTAAAIAELPGIGRSTAAAIAAFAFGERAAILDGNVKRVLCRIFGIEGYPADKAVEKALWERAEALLPATDVGRYIQAQMDLGATLCTRSRPDCRRCPFADDCVAYRDQRIAELPTPRPRKAVPHRSARHAVILHAGAVLLERRPPTGIWGGLLALPEIPPAARDPACWARERFGLAVAAPEPLTPLRHAFTHFVLELTPVLLPVDGLAPATSAADDGDLRWLALGERASAALPAPVRRILDALAAPDLFGGD
- a CDS encoding LON peptidase substrate-binding domain-containing protein produces the protein MSTPPPDRLPLFPLKTVLFPGGVLPLRVFEARYMDMVTRCMREDAGFGVCLIAAGEEVGETAVPHPVGTEARIEQWDMAQAGVLNLLTRGARRFRIEDHEVERDGLLVARVRWLEELPAEAVPEAQADLLPLLKTIVAELGERLPPPHLFDDAAWVGARYTELLPIPLLAKQKLLELDDPLSRLEILQKYLREHGLLPNRA
- a CDS encoding flavin prenyltransferase UbiX, whose protein sequence is MSSPRTITVAFTGASGLPYGVRLVECLLRAGCRVWLLYSQVAQIVARQEMDWNLPARPAEVEAELSARFAAAPGQLRVFGREEWFAPPASGSNPPDAMVVCPCTMATLAAIAGGLSQNLIERAADVVIKEGRKLVLVPRETPYSAIHLENMLRLARLGVCILPPNPGFYHHPQSVQDLVDFVVARILDQLGVPHALMARWGEDRAGEAGPVAGAP
- a CDS encoding ABC transporter substrate-binding protein translates to MFVLRILRSLVLAASAAALPATAAEVVGKEIVVGTVSDLSGPIAMLGVPVRDGMLMRFDEANAAGGVHGRTIRLAVEDAGYDPKRAVLAARKLVQRDRAFAFLANMGTPVVMATMPIIVDAGRLHLFPFSPHRATYEPLHPLKFQNFAPYQDYMEAATRHMVQQRGHERSCLLYQDDDYGLEVMKGVEKALAGLGQELVERTSYKRGATDLSSQIARLRAARCDFVVLATVVRETVAAMAEARKIGWDVDMLVTASGYSAQTHELGGAAVEGLYGVSVLPHPYAEGANSQLAAWIERYRARFNAEPNVWSVMGYTLADMFVRTVEAVGPELTTEAFVRTLEQTTFPRDYFGSPNYRFTPEDHLGNRHGRLAQIRNGRWELITDYLQ
- a CDS encoding branched-chain amino acid ABC transporter permease — encoded protein: MSGQAASGGPQRSRAATLSRRLGPWLLVLGLAVLALGPDYALGKASLVATYAIAGLGVVIIVGQAGQIALGQGALLALGAYAQALCVAHGLPAPLALPLAAAAGALGGALASLPARRLGGLYFGMSTLAFALIVEEALVRWESVTHGAAGMAVGGFAAFGWRAESTFAQAAISLLALALALLACARLLDSRHGRAWRAVRDDEIAAAACGIAPAMVKTQAFVVGGALSGLAGGLYAHWIGFISPEQFGLVLSFELLMLAFIGGARRPAGAVWGALVIVVIPQLIALLRDLLPGDWARAAGLELLLFGAVIVAVVLLRPAGLADRR